In the Variovorax sp. S12S4 genome, one interval contains:
- a CDS encoding creatininase family protein, giving the protein MNPVPLRSRFWSDLTSEEFSRLDRERLIAVLPVGATEQHGPHLPMSTDTATIDGMVRATLPHLPDDLPVLFLPTVPYGKSNEHSRYPGTLTVSANTLISLWKDIGACVAKAGVRKLVLYNSHGGQMSVMDIVARDLREEHDMMVVAANWYTLGLPEGLFTAHEGKHGIHAGDLESSVMLHLTPNYVRKDQFQNFSSMTEQLAAENKFLSITPSGKLGWQMHDINPSGAAGDATRATAEKGAAVLDHVGRRFVELLHEVDRFPLSRLANEPAWK; this is encoded by the coding sequence ATGAACCCGGTCCCCCTGCGCAGCCGCTTCTGGTCCGACCTGACCAGCGAAGAGTTCTCCCGCCTCGACCGTGAACGGCTCATTGCCGTGCTGCCGGTGGGCGCCACCGAACAGCACGGCCCCCATCTGCCGATGTCGACCGACACGGCCACCATCGACGGCATGGTGCGCGCCACCCTCCCGCACCTGCCCGACGACCTGCCGGTGCTGTTTCTCCCCACCGTGCCCTACGGCAAGAGCAACGAGCATTCGCGCTACCCCGGCACGCTCACCGTGTCCGCGAACACGCTGATTTCGCTGTGGAAAGACATCGGTGCCTGCGTTGCGAAGGCCGGGGTGCGCAAGCTGGTGCTCTACAACAGCCACGGCGGCCAGATGAGCGTGATGGACATCGTCGCGCGCGACCTGCGCGAGGAGCACGACATGATGGTCGTGGCCGCCAACTGGTACACGCTCGGTTTGCCCGAAGGGCTTTTCACCGCGCACGAGGGCAAGCACGGCATTCACGCGGGTGACCTCGAAAGCTCCGTGATGCTGCACCTCACGCCCAACTACGTGCGGAAGGACCAGTTCCAGAACTTCAGCTCGATGACCGAGCAGTTGGCCGCCGAAAACAAGTTTCTCTCCATCACGCCCAGCGGCAAGCTCGGCTGGCAGATGCACGACATCAACCCTTCGGGCGCCGCCGGCGATGCCACGCGCGCCACTGCCGAGAAGGGCGCCGCGGTGCTCGACCACGTGGGCCGGCGCTTCGTCGAACTGCTGCACGAGGTCGACCGCTTTCCGCTCTCGCGCCTTGCCAACGAGCCCGCCTGGAAATGA